TAAACAGAGAAGTTGCTCATAGTTACAAGGTTAGTGAAATCCATGTtctttaataattctttatattgttccacaaagaaaaacattttcaatatttagTTCTTATGTTTTGGAAGCACATGTAGGTCTTGAATTTCTAGGGTTGATGACTCCacattctttcttgttttattggTGGAAAACCAAACCGGAAATCATGATTTGAGAGGGTGTGTTCTTGGGTCATTCCACATAATACAAACCTAAGTCATTTGGGGACTTTATTCATACATATTTccaatatattttggaaatagcattgaattgTACCTATTTTAAGGATAATATCGGTGACATTTAATTCATAATTGTATAACGAATTTTATTCAACTTCAGTGACAATTGCTATTTGATCGCAGCCTACAACCCTAAATCTTGTTGAACTACTATTTCGTGAACGTTCTCTAGTCACTCTTTGGTTAAAAATCTCAGCTGGGTTTAAGATATCTGTGTTAAAGAAGACTCCAAGTCAGGCATCTGGATTCTCTAAGAAGGGTTTTCCCTTTTCTTGTATTTCAGGTTAAGGTAATTCTAAAGAATTACACATGAGctaatttgtttctttaactCAGATcgctttaaaaaatttgtaattcTCCATATGACCTAGATAAAATGCTTTGATGAATATTGTCTATAGCTGGAGAACtactgatatataaaaatatgtctttttggtTAGCTCTGCCTACATCATTTGATTTAGCTTTGTGTTCTTTTGCTTTTACGTTTCCATGCTTTCTCCTTATTCTTCCAGGATTTCATACAATTGGAAAGTTAAGTTCTTAGTACTGAGTggctaaaaaagaaatatttaaatccaCCTAGACACTAGGTACCAAATACACTAAACCATAACCACACCAGTAATGATGCCCTCTAATGGGGAGCACTGGTATCTGAGGATGAATCCCTTCTTCCCTGGTGGAAGTGAAAAAGTATCAAGGATTTTCAGAGAGCTGCTGAAATTTGATGAAGGCTGTGTTCAACTTGTTGACTGCCACTCTTggtaaataataaacaatatagGCAGATGTCTCTGAAAAGACTTCTCCAACTTAGGTTTTCCAAGGCCAGtagcttaattttttattttgttttcctgttttaacTACAAACCAAAGCTAAAGAAATGATACAGTGGTCTCATATTCAAGAATCTTataaattttctacagaaaatataaGTTGTAAAAGGAATGGAGAGTTCTTTAAGCAGCCTCAGAGAAATTATTACCTTGCGTCAGATTCAAAACGGATTGTCAACTACGTCATAATTTTCTGGAAAAGGCTGTTTAAATAACAATACTTCAGTGTTGCTTTGCATTTACACTGCCAGAATTATACCAGGCATCTAAAGGCCAGCCCTTGTGGGACACAGTGTCCTTGGCAAGATCTTtagaaaaagccaaaaaacaaaaacggaaaGCAAAATGAAAGGAGAGACTCtatggagaagaaaaatgagaggagagaaaaatgatgCCAAAATATTTAATGTCAAATGCCAATACTAATATTTAAACTTAAGTGTTTTCAAATGAATAAGTTGcatcatttattattaatattactgcatcatatattattaatattattatttgcttaaaaatgaccatgaatgaattttaaaaggtagGAAACCATAGGAGATTAATTTTAACGGGAGGAATGATATCTTACTTCTTTGGTTATATAGAtgaatttaatttgttttggagattttaagaagaaatttacTTTCAACTGTCTACCATAAATTCATATTAACCTAGgaggtcatttttttttgtttttggtcttgAAAATTTAGTTCTTGCACCAATCAAATCCTTTATGTCTAAAATTTAGACTAAACACTGATTAAGATGCAAACTCCAGTCACATGCACCCTATGTAGTCTAAGAGACTATTCACTCACCTATGGATCTGACAAGTGCTCAGGGCTGTGTCTCCACCTCTCACCACATCGGGGATGTTTTTGTCATTCGAATGCTCTTCTACTTCCTCTAGGAGGCTGCTTTTGGAAAGGAAGGGTTCAGGTTCCCCAGCACAGGCTTCTCTCTGATCTGTTTCAATCTGAATCAAAGGCACTTCCCTCGAGCAAAGTGATTGCCTTTTGTGGTTTATTGGTACAGGGTCCTGGCCCGAGGAAGTTTCTTTTTTAGAATCTAAAGGGCTGTGGTTTGTAAGAGAAGCAGTTTTGCTCAAAGATGACACTGGGGGCTGTTTACATTCGGTAACAGAGTCTTTCCTCGGGCAATCGAGAGACTCTTGAACAAGCAGAGTTGGCCCACTGCACATCCTGCTCACAGCTAATCTATTTGCACACTTCTCTGCTTGCGAGGGAGAGCCACCAGAAACAGACTCAGTGTCAGCTTCCCCCGCATCATCCACAATGATTTTGTTCTTGCGCATGAGAGCCTCAATGGAGCTAGCCCACGTTTCATGAATTAACATGTTCGTGATGTGGTCAGTCCCACCTCTCTGATACAAGCAAGAGTCAGATTTGCAGAGACCGGATGAGGACGCGCTACTGACCGGCTGCACGCTTAGGAAATCTTGTGGGCAGTTCTGAGCAAAGCCATCTAAAGAGTTGGCTTTGATGGGCACATTCACTGTCAGCCTGGAGCACGGGGATCTGCTGTCTGGCATGGACGACTGTCTGTGGCATACTGGGGATCGCAGAGAAGGAGACAGCAGGCCGGCTGTCCAATCCTGGCTGCTCCGTCTGGAGGAGGCGCTTTCTCTGCTGTCTCTTTCGATGTCCCTCAGCATGTACCTGTAGAACTCCTCAGTGATGCTCTCTGTGCTGGACTGCTTGGAGGGACAGCTAGGCCTCACACTGAGGTGGTCACTTTTCCGGCACGCCTGTTGCATGGCTGAGCTCAGAATGCTGCTGGCGTTCTTGCCAGCATAGTAATCCAGCAGTAACTCAAATCCTCTCCCCTCATTTTCCATCTGGTTCACCATGAACCTGGAAAACTCATCGGTGATGCTCTCACAGCTCGACTGCTTGGAGACAGAGCTGGCCCTGCTGACCGGCTGGCTCAGCGTGCTCACTAAGCCCAGGCTGTTGACATAGGCCCTGGTCTCGGAGTCTTCCTCAGGAATGCTTTCGCAGCTGGAGGTCTTCAGCCGGCTCCACCTGTCGCCACTCAGTAACCGATTCCGGGGATAGCCCTGCGCCTGCCACATGCCTTCCACCATAGAGAACTCTGTTAGGTTCATGATCTTGGCTGCCACTTCATTGGCAAAAAGATTGACAGAATCTGGGACATCTTCAAGGTTCATGGACTCATCCACAACCCTGTTCATCAGCTTTTCTTTAAGCTCAGGGTGCTCGTCCGTCTTCCTCTTGATCTCACTGAGCCGGGGCGGCTTGTGTTTCCTCAGAGCGGCCCCGCTCCCCTggccctctttcttcctcttcaaggATCGGCAGGGTACGTTGGGTGTCATCAGAAACTCACTCCCTCTTTTCCATGCACAAAACCAGGGTTGTTTTCCACTGGAGTTGTCAAGGCAAATCGCTGCAATTTCAGTTGCCATGGAGACGACCGTGTCTGCTAATTCTTCCGCAAAGTCTGTAACGCAGTAGATGTCTGGATGCTTTGTTTGAAGCGTGGATTGAGCAGGAAGCAGCAAGTCATCCCCTAACAAGGACAGGTTGACTTGAATTTCGTTGATGCGAGATGTGGCACAGTTGTACTTTTCTTGGGTGTTTGGGTGGATActgtcctcagcctcctgggaacCACTTCTGGACTGGCCGACCCTCGGGGACCTTTGTCCTTCGGAAGAGGCTCTGCATTCATTCTCACTGTGATGAGGGCTTTTGGTATCCTCTCCTGCTGTTCCTTTCAGATATATTTCCTTGGAGTATGTTGTAGCAGTCGAAGAATCAGGCACTCTGTGACTACGTGATAATTCTGACTGCAGTGTGGGGTTCTTGAAGAGGCCTGGCCTCACTCCACCCTTGTCTTGTTTTGAATACATGCCATCCACAAGATTGTTGATGACAAGACTCGTGTTGTGTGAATTGCTAAGTGGAGAGCTGCTGGAGGATTCAGTGGCTTTTGTCCAAGCTTGACTAGCACCCGGATCAGATGGCTGGCAGTCTGGTTCTGTCTCCCTCCTTCTGATGGTCTCCTTAGAAAGGACAGCAGGACATTCACCAAGCCGTACAATATGACTCATCTTCTTAAACGTGAAGCATATCACATCTAAAAGCAGTTGATTTGTACTTTCCATTAAGGTGTCCAGAATTTCAGATGAATGCCTGTTGTCATTGGGGTCGATTATCATATTTTTGTGGTGAACTTCGTCAATGGAGTGCCTCAGGATAACATTGGACAGGGTATGTGCCAGTTCATTCCTGAGGACATTTTCTGAGCACAGGGTCTGAGACTTTGAAGTAGTTTCCATGATTCTCCTGTTCATGGAGTCCAGAAAGTCTCCAATGCTGCTGTAGGTATTAGGCCTTGTTAAAACCAGAGCAGCCTCCTTGAGCAATCCCTCGGCAATGGCTTCCTTGCCAAGCTCCATGCTTGCTAAGCTACAAAGTGGGGGCATGGCTTCAGAAGCCTCAGCTGCAGGCGAGAGGCCACCACTTGGAGCCACTGAGCACGTCACCTCTTCTCTTTCACCCAGACCACAGACAGCCACGGCACTGGCCACCTGAGTCATGCCACACAAAGCAGATGGAAAGGAGTACTCATTGATGGAAGGTTCCTTGAGTCCTTGGGGTGCTTGAGTTTGCAGCGCACCACTGCCCCCTAGGGGAAAGTTTGAGTCCACTTGCTCCATTTTGAGTCTTTCTGTGGCCTGTGGACTGGAAATGGTTCCGATCACAGTGGCTGCACAAGCTAACGCCACTTCTAGAGCACTCTGGGTTTGTCTGCTGGAGTTCTCTCCAGAGAGGATGCTTGAGGTTTCAACAGAGACTTCCATCTCAGGCCATGAGGAGATGCCTGGCTGTGGGGCAGCATCACTGCCATCTGGACTCTGAACAACGACGATTTTGGGGAGCTCATTCCATGACCGAGAAACCACTGTATCTTTTGTGGAATAGCAACTGGGAAGCAGAGAACTTCCTACAGAAACACTGACTGCAGATTCCTGGGGTAATGTGGGCTGAGACTGAGATAATCTAATAAATGCATCCTGCAGCACGGATTCTGCTAAATTTGTAGCATACTTGCCAGTGGTGACTTCTCCATCTTGTATAGGAGGGAGAGCGTTTCTTGTGTCTTCATGATCTCCTGGGTTTAGGTTGCTTCTCTGCTCTGCCACAGCCCATGCAGAAAGTACATCTTTATCCATCATGGAGAAATAAGCATCTTTTGGAATATACAGTGCCTGTGATTTTTCCATTTGACCTTTAAAAGcttctgaataataataatgtgtggCTTGTCTCTCATTCCCCACAGCTTCACTTTTCCACTGTGATGGCTTGGCTGAGGGGTCTAGACTCTGCAAGGCTGTGTTCTTTGTTAGGTTTTCTGGAGATCGTTCTGTTTTAATCAATGGTGTGGGATATTTGTTGATGTATTTGTCTTCCAAAGCATAAAGCCACTTTTCCTTGTTGTAATTCCATTCCTCCTGGGTGGCTCCCTTTAGCTGTTTACTTTCCAAAACATTGGCTgagacatttatattttcataaccTAGTGAGGAGAAAATGAGGGGCACTATTACTTTTTGGATAGCAGGTTACCATAAGTCTTAAGCAATAATTACTTTCTAAAAACAAAGCATcaatgaagacacatgcacacgtatgtttactgcggcactattcacaatagcaaagacttggaaccaacccaaatgtccatcaatgatagactggattaagaaaatgtggcacatatacaccatggaatactatgcagccataaaaaaggatgagttcatgtcatttgtagggacatggatgaagctggaaaccattattctcagcaaactatcacaaggacagaaaaccagacaccacatgttctcactcataggtgggaat
The sequence above is drawn from the Nomascus leucogenys isolate Asia chromosome 22a, Asia_NLE_v1, whole genome shotgun sequence genome and encodes:
- the SPHKAP gene encoding A-kinase anchor protein SPHKAP isoform X1, whose translation is MATPCSRYQAMWVVEPNSPTCLSAALPTRRHSQESSNLESSRMYDVSEPQQGRGCGSSGSGPGNSITACKKVLRSNSLLESTDYWLQNQRMPCQIGFVEDKSENCASVCFVNLDVNKDECSTEHLQQKLVNVSPDLPKLISSMNVQQPKENEIVVLSGLASGNLQADFEVSQCPWLPDICLVQCARGNRPNSTNCIIFEINKFLIGLELVQERQLHLETNILKLEDDTNCSLSSIEEDFLTASEHLEEESEVDESRNGYENINVSANVLESKQLKGATQEEWNYNKEKWLYALEDKYINKYPTPLIKTERSPENLTKNTALQSLDPSAKPSQWKSEAVGNERQATHYYYSEAFKGQMEKSQALYIPKDAYFSMMDKDVLSAWAVAEQRSNLNPGDHEDTRNALPPIQDGEVTTGKYATNLAESVLQDAFIRLSQSQPTLPQESAVSVSVGSSLLPSCYSTKDTVVSRSWNELPKIVVVQSPDGSDAAPQPGISSWPEMEVSVETSSILSGENSSRQTQSALEVALACAATVIGTISSPQATERLKMEQVDSNFPLGGSGALQTQAPQGLKEPSINEYSFPSALCGMTQVASAVAVCGLGEREEVTCSVAPSGGLSPAAEASEAMPPLCSLASMELGKEAIAEGLLKEAALVLTRPNTYSSIGDFLDSMNRRIMETTSKSQTLCSENVLRNELAHTLSNVILRHSIDEVHHKNMIIDPNDNRHSSEILDTLMESTNQLLLDVICFTFKKMSHIVRLGECPAVLSKETIRRRETEPDCQPSDPGASQAWTKATESSSSSPLSNSHNTSLVINNLVDGMYSKQDKGGVRPGLFKNPTLQSELSRSHRVPDSSTATTYSKEIYLKGTAGEDTKSPHHSENECRASSEGQRSPRVGQSRSGSQEAEDSIHPNTQEKYNCATSRINEIQVNLSLLGDDLLLPAQSTLQTKHPDIYCVTDFAEELADTVVSMATEIAAICLDNSSGKQPWFCAWKRGSEFLMTPNVPCRSLKRKKEGQGSGAALRKHKPPRLSEIKRKTDEHPELKEKLMNRVVDESMNLEDVPDSVNLFANEVAAKIMNLTEFSMVEGMWQAQGYPRNRLLSGDRWSRLKTSSCESIPEEDSETRAYVNSLGLVSTLSQPVSRASSVSKQSSCESITDEFSRFMVNQMENEGRGFELLLDYYAGKNASSILSSAMQQACRKSDHLSVRPSCPSKQSSTESITEEFYRYMLRDIERDSRESASSRRSSQDWTAGLLSPSLRSPVCHRQSSMPDSRSPCSRLTVNVPIKANSLDGFAQNCPQDFLSVQPVSSASSSGLCKSDSCLYQRGGTDHITNMLIHETWASSIEALMRKNKIIVDDAGEADTESVSGGSPSQAEKCANRLAVSRMCSGPTLLVQESLDCPRKDSVTECKQPPVSSLSKTASLTNHSPLDSKKETSSGQDPVPINHKRQSLCSREVPLIQIETDQREACAGEPEPFLSKSSLLEEVEEHSNDKNIPDVVRGGDTALSTCQIHSDSLDARDVPEAEASTEARAPDESPNPPSSSEESTGSWTQLANEEDNPDDTSSFLQLSERSMSNGNSSATSSLGIMDLDIYQESMPSSPMINELVEEKEILKGQSESIEAPASGLPMGTASPQRSLLVINFDLEPECPDAELRATLQWIAASELGIPTIYFKKSQENRIEKFLDVVRLVHRKSWKVGDIFHAVVQYCKMHEEQKDGRLSLFDWLLELG
- the SPHKAP gene encoding A-kinase anchor protein SPHKAP isoform X3 — its product is MDGNSLLSVPSNLESSRMYDVSEPQQGRGCGSSGSGPGNSITACKKVLRSNSLLESTDYWLQNQRMPCQIGFVEDKSENCASVCFVNLDVNKDECSTEHLQQKLVNVSPDLPKLISSMNVQQPKENEIVVLSGLASGNLQADFEVSQCPWLPDICLVQCARGNRPNSTNCIIFEINKFLIGLELVQERQLHLETNILKLEDDTNCSLSSIEEDFLTASEHLEEESEVDESRNGYENINVSANVLESKQLKGATQEEWNYNKEKWLYALEDKYINKYPTPLIKTERSPENLTKNTALQSLDPSAKPSQWKSEAVGNERQATHYYYSEAFKGQMEKSQALYIPKDAYFSMMDKDVLSAWAVAEQRSNLNPGDHEDTRNALPPIQDGEVTTGKYATNLAESVLQDAFIRLSQSQPTLPQESAVSVSVGSSLLPSCYSTKDTVVSRSWNELPKIVVVQSPDGSDAAPQPGISSWPEMEVSVETSSILSGENSSRQTQSALEVALACAATVIGTISSPQATERLKMEQVDSNFPLGGSGALQTQAPQGLKEPSINEYSFPSALCGMTQVASAVAVCGLGEREEVTCSVAPSGGLSPAAEASEAMPPLCSLASMELGKEAIAEGLLKEAALVLTRPNTYSSIGDFLDSMNRRIMETTSKSQTLCSENVLRNELAHTLSNVILRHSIDEVHHKNMIIDPNDNRHSSEILDTLMESTNQLLLDVICFTFKKMSHIVRLGECPAVLSKETIRRRETEPDCQPSDPGASQAWTKATESSSSSPLSNSHNTSLVINNLVDGMYSKQDKGGVRPGLFKNPTLQSELSRSHRVPDSSTATTYSKEIYLKGTAGEDTKSPHHSENECRASSEGQRSPRVGQSRSGSQEAEDSIHPNTQEKYNCATSRINEIQVNLSLLGDDLLLPAQSTLQTKHPDIYCVTDFAEELADTVVSMATEIAAICLDNSSGKQPWFCAWKRGSEFLMTPNVPCRSLKRKKEGQGSGAALRKHKPPRLSEIKRKTDEHPELKEKLMNRVVDESMNLEDVPDSVNLFANEVAAKIMNLTEFSMVEGMWQAQGYPRNRLLSGDRWSRLKTSSCESIPEEDSETRAYVNSLGLVSTLSQPVSRASSVSKQSSCESITDEFSRFMVNQMENEGRGFELLLDYYAGKNASSILSSAMQQACRKSDHLSVRPSCPSKQSSTESITEEFYRYMLRDIERDSRESASSRRSSQDWTAGLLSPSLRSPVCHRQSSMPDSRSPCSRLTVNVPIKANSLDGFAQNCPQDFLSVQPVSSASSSGLCKSDSCLYQRGGTDHITNMLIHETWASSIEALMRKNKIIVDDAGEADTESVSGGSPSQAEKCANRLAVSRMCSGPTLLVQESLDCPRKDSVTECKQPPVSSLSKTASLTNHSPLDSKKETSSGQDPVPINHKRQSLCSREVPLIQIETDQREACAGEPEPFLSKSSLLEEVEEHSNDKNIPDVVRGGDTALSTCQIHSDSLDARDVPEAEASTEARAPDESPNPPSSSEESTGSWTQLANEEDNPDDTSSFLQLSERSMSNGNSSATSSLGIMDLDIYQESMPSSPMINELVEEKEILKGQSESIEAPASGLPMGTASPQRSLLVINFDLEPECPDAELRATLQWIAASELGIPTIYFKKSQENRIEKFLDVVRLVHRKSWKVGDIFHAVVQYCKMHEEQKDGRLSLFDWLLELG
- the SPHKAP gene encoding A-kinase anchor protein SPHKAP isoform X5; its protein translation is MDGNSLLSVPSNLESSRMYDVSEPQQGRGCGSSGSGPGNSITACKKVLRSNSLLESTDYWLQNQRMPCQIGFVEDKSENCASVCFVNLDVNKDECSTEHLQQKLVNVSPDLPKLISSMNVQQPKENEIVVLSGLASGNLQADFEVSQCPWLPDICLVQCARGNRPNSTNCIIFEINKFLIGLELVQERQLHLETNILKLEDDTNCSLSSIEEDFLTASEHLEEESEVDESRNGYENINVSANVLESKQLKGATQEEWNYNKEKWLYALEDKYINKYPTPLIKTERSPENLTKNTALQSLDPSAKPSQWKSEAVGNERQATHYYYSEAFKGQMEKSQALYIPKDAYFSMMDKDVLSAWAVAEQRSNLNPGDHEDTRNALPPIQDGEVTTGKYATNLAESVLQDAFIRLSQSQPTLPQESAVSVSVGSSLLPSCYSTKDTVVSRSWNELPKIVVVQSPDGSDAAPQPGISSWPEMEVSVETSSILSGENSSRQTQSALEVALACAATVIGTISSPQATERLKMEQVDSNFPLGGSGALQTQAPQGLKEPSINEYSFPSALCGMTQVASAVAVCGLGEREEVTCSVAPSGGLSPAAEASEAMPPLCSLASMELGKEAIAEGLLKEAALVLTRPNTYSSIGDFLDSMNRRIMETTSKSQTLCSENVLRNELAHTLSNVILRHSIDEVHHKNMIIDPNDNRHSSEILDTLMESTNQLLLDVICFTFKKMSHIVRLGECPAVLSKETIRRRETEPDCQPSDPGASQAWTKATESSSSSPLSNSHNTSLVINNLVDGMYSKQDKGGVRPGLFKNPTLQSELSRSHRVPDSSTATTYSKEIYLKGTAGEDTKSPHHSENECRASSEGQRSPRVGQSRSGSQEAEDSIHPNTQEKYNCATSRINEIQVNLSLLGDDLLLPAQSTLQTKHPDIYCVTDFAEELADTVVSMATEIAAICLDNSSGKQPWFCAWKRGSEFLMTPNVPCRSLKRKKEGQGSGAALRKHKPPRLSEIKRKTDEHPELKEKLMNRVVDESMNLEDVPDSVNLFANEVAAKIMNLTEFSMVEGMWQAQGYPRNRLLSGDRWSRLKTSSCESIPEEDSETRAYVNSLGLVSTLSQPVSRASSVSKQSSCESITDEFSRFMVNQMENEGRGFELLLDYYAGKNASSILSSAMQQACRKSDHLSVRPSCPSKQSSTESITEEFYRYMLRDIERDSRESASSRRSSQDWTAGLLSPSLRSPVCHRQSSMPDSRSPCSRLTVNVPIKANSLDGFAQNCPQDFLSVQPVSSASSSGLCKSDSCLYQRGGTDHITNMLIHETWASSIEALMRKNKIIVDDAGEADTESVSGGSPSQAEKCANRLAVSRMCSGPTLLVQESLDCPRKDSVTECKQPPVSSLSKTASLTNHSPLDSKKETSSGQDPVPINHKRQSLCSREVPLIQIETDQREACAGEPEPFLSKSSLLEEVEEHSNDKNIPDVVRGGDTALSTCQIHSDSLDARDVPEAEASTEARAPDESPNPPSSSEESTGSWTQLANEEDNPDDTSSFLQLSERSMSELVEEKEILKGQSESIEAPASGLPMGTASPQRSLLVINFDLEPECPDAELRATLQWIAASELGIPTIYFKKSQENRIEKFLDVVRLVHRKSWKVGDIFHAVVQYCKMHEEQKDGRLSLFDWLLELG
- the SPHKAP gene encoding A-kinase anchor protein SPHKAP isoform X2, with protein sequence MATPCSRYQAMWVVEPNSPTCLSAALPTRRHSQESSNLESSRMYDVSEPQQGRGCGSSGSGPGNSITACKKVLRSNSLLESTDYWLQNQRMPCQIGFVEDKSENCASVCFVNLDVNKDECSTEHLQQKLVNVSPDLPKLISSMNVQQPKENEIVVLSGLASGNLQADFEVSQCPWLPDICLVQCARGNRPNSTNCIIFEINKFLIGLELVQERQLHLETNILKLEDDTNCSLSSIEEDFLTASEHLEEESEVDESRNGYENINVSANVLESKQLKGATQEEWNYNKEKWLYALEDKYINKYPTPLIKTERSPENLTKNTALQSLDPSAKPSQWKSEAVGNERQATHYYYSEAFKGQMEKSQALYIPKDAYFSMMDKDVLSAWAVAEQRSNLNPGDHEDTRNALPPIQDGEVTTGKYATNLAESVLQDAFIRLSQSQPTLPQESAVSVSVGSSLLPSCYSTKDTVVSRSWNELPKIVVVQSPDGSDAAPQPGISSWPEMEVSVETSSILSGENSSRQTQSALEVALACAATVIGTISSPQATERLKMEQVDSNFPLGGSGALQTQAPQGLKEPSINEYSFPSALCGMTQVASAVAVCGLGEREEVTCSVAPSGGLSPAAEASEAMPPLCSLASMELGKEAIAEGLLKEAALVLTRPNTYSSIGDFLDSMNRRIMETTSKSQTLCSENVLRNELAHTLSNVILRHSIDEVHHKNMIIDPNDNRHSSEILDTLMESTNQLLLDVICFTFKKMSHIVRLGECPAVLSKETIRRRETEPDCQPSDPGASQAWTKATESSSSSPLSNSHNTSLVINNLVDGMYSKQDKGGVRPGLFKNPTLQSELSRSHRVPDSSTATTYSKEIYLKGTAGEDTKSPHHSENECRASSEGQRSPRVGQSRSGSQEAEDSIHPNTQEKYNCATSRINEIQVNLSLLGDDLLLPAQSTLQTKHPDIYCVTDFAEELADTVVSMATEIAAICLDNSSGKQPWFCAWKRGSEFLMTPNVPCRSLKRKKEGQGSGAALRKHKPPRLSEIKRKTDEHPELKEKLMNRVVDESMNLEDVPDSVNLFANEVAAKIMNLTEFSMVEGMWQAQGYPRNRLLSGDRWSRLKTSSCESIPEEDSETRAYVNSLGLVSTLSQPVSRASSVSKQSSCESITDEFSRFMVNQMENEGRGFELLLDYYAGKNASSILSSAMQQACRKSDHLSVRPSCPSKQSSTESITEEFYRYMLRDIERDSRESASSRRSSQDWTAGLLSPSLRSPVCHRQSSMPDSRSPCSRLTVNVPIKANSLDGFAQNCPQDFLSVQPVSSASSSGLCKSDSCLYQRGGTDHITNMLIHETWASSIEALMRKNKIIVDDAGEADTESVSGGSPSQAEKCANRLAVSRMCSGPTLLVQESLDCPRKDSVTECKQPPVSSLSKTASLTNHSPLDSKKETSSGQDPVPINHKRQSLCSREVPLIQIETDQREACAGEPEPFLSKSSLLEEVEEHSNDKNIPDVVRGGDTALSTCQIHSDSLDARDVPEAEASTEARAPDESPNPPSSSEESTGSWTQLANEEDNPDDTSSFLQLSERSMRCNTGWVYTSELVEEKEILKGQSESIEAPASGLPMGTASPQRSLLVINFDLEPECPDAELRATLQWIAASELGIPTIYFKKSQENRIEKFLDVVRLVHRKSWKVGDIFHAVVQYCKMHEEQKDGRLSLFDWLLELG
- the SPHKAP gene encoding A-kinase anchor protein SPHKAP isoform X4; the encoded protein is MATPCSRYQAMWVVEPNSPTCLSAALPTRRHSQESSNLESSRMYDVSEPQQGRGCGSSGSGPGNSITACKKVLRSNSLLESTDYWLQNQRMPCQIGFVEDKSENCASVCFVNLDVNKDECSTEHLQQKLVNVSPDLPKLISSMNVQQPKENEIVVLSGLASGNLQADFEVSQCPWLPDICLVQCARGNRPNSTNCIIFEINKFLIGLELVQERQLHLETNILKLEDDTNCSLSSIEEDFLTASEHLEEESEVDESRNGYENINVSANVLESKQLKGATQEEWNYNKEKWLYALEDKYINKYPTPLIKTERSPENLTKNTALQSLDPSAKPSQWKSEAVGNERQATHYYYSEAFKGQMEKSQALYIPKDAYFSMMDKDVLSAWAVAEQRSNLNPGDHEDTRNALPPIQDGEVTTGKYATNLAESVLQDAFIRLSQSQPTLPQESAVSVSVGSSLLPSCYSTKDTVVSRSWNELPKIVVVQSPDGSDAAPQPGISSWPEMEVSVETSSILSGENSSRQTQSALEVALACAATVIGTISSPQATERLKMEQVDSNFPLGGSGALQTQAPQGLKEPSINEYSFPSALCGMTQVASAVAVCGLGEREEVTCSVAPSGGLSPAAEASEAMPPLCSLASMELGKEAIAEGLLKEAALVLTRPNTYSSIGDFLDSMNRRIMETTSKSQTLCSENVLRNELAHTLSNVILRHSIDEVHHKNMIIDPNDNRHSSEILDTLMESTNQLLLDVICFTFKKMSHIVRLGECPAVLSKETIRRRETEPDCQPSDPGASQAWTKATESSSSSPLSNSHNTSLVINNLVDGMYSKQDKGGVRPGLFKNPTLQSELSRSHRVPDSSTATTYSKEIYLKGTAGEDTKSPHHSENECRASSEGQRSPRVGQSRSGSQEAEDSIHPNTQEKYNCATSRINEIQVNLSLLGDDLLLPAQSTLQTKHPDIYCVTDFAEELADTVVSMATEIAAICLDNSSGKQPWFCAWKRGSEFLMTPNVPCRSLKRKKEGQGSGAALRKHKPPRLSEIKRKTDEHPELKEKLMNRVVDESMNLEDVPDSVNLFANEVAAKIMNLTEFSMVEGMWQAQGYPRNRLLSGDRWSRLKTSSCESIPEEDSETRAYVNSLGLVSTLSQPVSRASSVSKQSSCESITDEFSRFMVNQMENEGRGFELLLDYYAGKNASSILSSAMQQACRKSDHLSVRPSCPSKQSSTESITEEFYRYMLRDIERDSRESASSRRSSQDWTAGLLSPSLRSPVCHRQSSMPDSRSPCSRLTVNVPIKANSLDGFAQNCPQDFLSVQPVSSASSSGLCKSDSCLYQRGGTDHITNMLIHETWASSIEALMRKNKIIVDDAGEADTESVSGGSPSQAEKCANRLAVSRMCSGPTLLVQESLDCPRKDSVTECKQPPVSSLSKTASLTNHSPLDSKKETSSGQDPVPINHKRQSLCSREVPLIQIETDQREACAGEPEPFLSKSSLLEEVEEHSNDKNIPDVVRGGDTALSTCQIHSDSLDARDVPEAEASTEARAPDESPNPPSSSEESTGSWTQLANEEDNPDDTSSFLQLSERSMSELVEEKEILKGQSESIEAPASGLPMGTASPQRSLLVINFDLEPECPDAELRATLQWIAASELGIPTIYFKKSQENRIEKFLDVVRLVHRKSWKVGDIFHAVVQYCKMHEEQKDGRLSLFDWLLELG